One segment of Salvia splendens isolate huo1 chromosome 20, SspV2, whole genome shotgun sequence DNA contains the following:
- the LOC121782818 gene encoding molybdate-anion transporter-like, whose product MEIFYYMVFGGLAAVVAALELSKSNKDRVNTSSAFNSFKNNYLLVYSLMMAGDWLQGPYVYYLYSTYGFGKGEIGQLFIAGFGSSMLFGTIVGSLADKQGRKRACVTYCITYILSCITKHSPQYKILMVGRILGGIATSLLFSAFESWLVAEHFKRGFEQQWLSVTFSKAIFLGNGLVAIVAGLFGNFLVDSMNLGPVSPFDAAAIFLAIGMAVILSSWSENYGDPSESKDLLTQFKGAAVAIASDEKIALLGAIQSLFEGSMYTFVFLWTPALSPNDEEIPHGFIFATFMLASMLGSSIASRLLARNTVKVESYMQIVFVISSASLMLPILTNFLVPADPKKKGGSISFAGCLQLLGFCTFEGCVGLFWPSIMKMRSQYIPEEARSTIMNFFRIPLNIFVCIVLYNVNAFPITVMFGMCSIFLFVASILQRRLAAIGEKPKTEDWAMMKERTSEAEPLNDA is encoded by the exons ATGGAGATTTTCTACTATATGGTGTTCGGCGGGCTGGccgcggtggtggcggcgctgGAGCTGAGCAAGAGTAACAAGGATCGGGTGAATACGTCTTCAGCTTTCAATTCGTTCAAAAACAATTACCTGCTCGTCTACTCGCTCATGATGG CTGGTGACTGGTTGCAGGGACCGTATGTTTACTATCTCTACAGTACATATGGTTTCGGGAAGGGTGAAATTGGACAGCTCTTTATTGCTGGATTTGGCTCTTCAATGTTGTTTGGAACCATTGTTGGATCTCTAGCAGATAAACA GGGGCGAAAGAGAGCCTGTGTGACTTATTGTATCACGTATATACTGAGCTGCATTACCAAACATTCTCCTCAGTACAAAATTCTGATGGTTGGACGTATTTTGGGTGGTATTGCCACATCTCTCTTGTTTTCTGCATTTGAGTCGTGGCTTGTGGCAGAACACTTCAAG AGAGGCTTTGAACAGCAATGGCTCTCAGTAACTTTCTCCAAGGCAATATTCCTTGGCAATGGTCTTGTTGCTATTGTAGCAGGCTTGTTTGGAAATTTTTTGGTTGATTCTATGAATTTGGGGCCTGTATCTCCATTTGATGCTGCTGCCATATTTCTAGCTATTGGAATGGCTGTAATATTATCATCATGGAGTGAGAACTATGGCGACCCTTCAGAGAGCAAGGACTTGCTCACTCAATTTAAGGGTGCAGCTGTAGCAATTGCTTCAG ATGAGAAGATAGCATTGCTTGGTGCCATACAATCTCTGTTTGAAGGTTCAATGTATACATTTGTGTTCCTCTGGACACCTGCCTTGAGCcccaatgatgaagaaattcCACATGGCTTTATCTTTGCAACTTTCATGCTGGCTTCAATGTTGGGAAGCTCAATTGCATCTCGCTTGTTGGCCCGCAACACAGTTAAAGTGGAGAGCTATATGCAGATTGTATTCGTCATTTCTTCTGCCTCTCTAATGCTTCCCATATTGACAAAT TTCTTAGTACCAGCAGATCCAAAGAAGAAAGGCGGCAGCATTTCATTTGCAGGCTGTCTCCAGCTTCTTGGCTTTTGCACTTTTGAAGGATGTGTTGGTCTTTTCTGGCCGTCCATTATGAAGATGAGATCTCAATACATACCTGAGGAGGCTCGAAGCACCATCATGAACTTCTTCCGGATCCCACTCAATATCTTTGTTTGTATCGTTCTATACAAT GTGAACGCGTTCCCCATCACGGTTATGTTTGGCATGTGCTCCATCTTCCTCTTTGTGGCCTCCATCTTGCAGCGACGACTAGCAGCAATCGGAGAGAAGCCAA AGACCGAAGATTGGGCTATGATGAAGGAAAGAACCAGCGAGGCTGAGCCACTAAACGATGCCTGA
- the LOC121782819 gene encoding uncharacterized protein LOC121782819 isoform X3, with product MEKLPTDLHLKIFYLLDPQNLAAAQLVCRKWRDLASDEGLWSNLFKERWGIDRATFYAPAAPDSWKDVYVVQDRCDRVGLGLKIIREGEDYYLVHQGRIERGLGSRREADMSCTRGVDEEVPSAGILDKILFFVGDLEVATMNAKRNRLM from the exons ATGGAGAAATTGCCAACGGATCTTCATCTCAAGATTTTCTATTTGTTGGATCCTCAAAATCTCGCAGCTGCTCAACTGG TGTGTAGGAAATGGAGAGACTTGGCCTCAGATGAGGGGCTATGGTCTAATCTCTTTAAGGAGAGATGGGGGATAGACCGAGCCACATTTTACGCGCCTGCAGCTCCTGATTCGTGGAAAGACGTCTACGTTGTTCAAGATCGATGCGATCGTGTTGGATT GGGGTTGAAGATAATAAGGGAAGGGGAAGATTATTATTTAGTCCATCAAGGTCGCATTGAACGGGGTCTGGGATCAAGACGAGAAGCTGATATGAGCTGCACGAGAGGCGTAGATGAAGAGGTACCAAGTGCAGGTATCTTGGACAAAAttctcttcttcgtcggggaccTGGAAGTTGCTACTATGAATGCAAAACGCAACCGTCTCATGTAA
- the LOC121783055 gene encoding 2-hydroxyacyl-CoA lyase-like, whose amino-acid sequence MAEADIKKMIDGNALVSMCLSRAGIDRMFGVVGIPVTSLANRAVALGVRFIAFHNEQSAGYAASAYGYLTGRPGVLLTVSGPGCVHGLAGLSNASANAWPMILISGSSDQSLAGRGDFQELDQIAAVKPFAKFSAKATDITEIPKSVFSAVDWAVAGRPGGTYLDLPTDVLHQSVDESEAERLIAKALNSRDKSLIENPRIDNSKIEKAVELLRSAQRPFIVFGKGAAYAKSETELTKLVESTGIPFLPTPMGKGLISDKHELAATAARSLAIGKCDVALVVGARLNWLLHFGQPPKWSKDVKFIIVDVCEEEIELRKPFLGILGDAKEVLGLIYKQIKDDPFCLGKTHPWIEAVRSKANDNVAKMEVQLSKVVVPFNFLTPMKIIRDAILGVGSPAPVVVSEGANTMDVGRSVLVQTEPRTRLDAGTWGTMGVGLGYCIAAAVASPDRLVVAVEGDSGFGFSAMEVETLVRYQLPVVVIVFNNGGVYGGDRRNPEEITGPYKDDPAPTSFVPGAAYHILIEAFGGKGYLAGTPDELKSALAESFSARKPAVINVTIDPYAGAESGRMQHMN is encoded by the exons ATGGCGGAAGCTGACATCAAAAAGATGATCGACGGCAACGCGCTGGTGTCGATGTGCCTGTCACGCGCCGGCATCGACAGGATGTTCGGCGTCGTCGGAATCCCCGTTACCTCCCTCGCCAACCGCGCAGTCGCCCTCGGCGTCCGCTTCATCGCCTTCCACAACGAGCAGTCCGCGGGCTACGCCGCCTCCGCCTACGGCTACCTCACCGGCCGCCCCGGCGTCCTCCTCACCGTCTCCGGCCCCGGCTGCGTCCACGGCCTCGCCGGCCTCTCCAACGCCTCCGCCAACGCCTGGCCGATGATCCTCATCTCCGGCTCCTCCGATCAGAGCCTCGCCGGCCGCGGCGATTTCCAGGAGCTCGATCAAATCGCCGCCGTCAAACCATTCGCCAAATTCTCCGCTAAGGCCACCGATATCACCGAAATCCCCAAATCCGTCTTCAGCGCCGTCGATTGGGCCGTCGCCGGCCGCCCAGGGGGCACGTATCTGGACCTCCCCACCGATGTGCTTCACCAGAGTGTTGATGAGTCCGAGGCGGAGAGATTGATCGCAAAAGCCCTAAATTCTCGAGATAAATCTCTAATCGAAAACCCTAGAATCGACAATTCGAAAATTGAGAAGGCGGTGGAGCTGCTTAGGTCGGCGCAGAGGCCGTTTATCGTGTTTGGAAAGGGGGCGGCTTACGCGAAATCCGAAACTGAGCTGACGAAGCTGGTGGAGAGCACCGGAATTCCATTTCTACCGACTCCGATGGGGAAGGGGCTGATTTCCGATAAGCACGAGCTGGCGGCCACGGCAGCCAGATCACTTGCGATCGGGAAATGCGACGTGGCGTTGGTCGTTGGCGCGCGTCTCAACTGGCTGCTGCACTTCGGTCAGCCGCCTAAGTGGTCGAAAGACGTGAAATTCATCATCGTCGACGTGTGTGAGGAGGAGATTGAGCTGAGGAAGCCGTTTTTAGGGATTTTGGGTGATGCTAAAGAAGTTTTGGGATTGATTTATAAGCAAATCAAGGATGATCCCTTCTGTTTGGGGAAGACTCATCCATGGATTGAGGCTGTGAGGAGCAAGGCTAACGACAATGTTGCGAAGATGGAGGTGCAGTTGTCGAAGGTTGTGGTGCCGTTCAATTTCTTGACGCCGATGAAGATCATCAGGGATGCGATTTTGGGGGTGGGGAGTCCTGCACCTGTGGTGGTCTCGGAAGGGGCTAATACTATGGATGTGGGGCGATCTGTGCTCGTGCAGACAGAGCCAAGGACGAGGTTGGATGCTGGGACGTGGGGGACTATGGGCGTCGGCCTTGGGTACTGCATTGCTGCTGCTGTGGCTTCGCCTGATCGGTTAGTGGTGGCTGTTGAAGGCGACTCTGGATTCGGATTCAGCGCTATGGAAGTTGAG ACACTTGTTAGATATCAACTGCCCGTGGTGGTAATCGTCTTCAACAATGGTGGAGTTTATGGCGGTGACCGGAGAAACCCAGAGGAGATAACAGGGCCTTACAAGGACGATCCTGCCCCAACGTCTTTTGTTCCTGGTGCAGCATATCACATCCTCATCGAAGCATTCGGGGGAAAGGGCTATCTTGCTGGAACTCCCGATGAGCTGAAATCTGCACTTGCTGAATCCTTCTCAGCAAGGAAGCCAGCTGTCATAAACGTCACGATCGATCCGTATGCCGGCGCGGAGAGTGGGAGGATGCAGCACATGAACTGA
- the LOC121780660 gene encoding uncharacterized protein LOC121780660 — MEELLEDRRSTAMSTGNPSSPSTLRFLGFSTPPESDPLELHESDVVWSFSVSVSPDATPPPPPQHHQIHHHRRHNFNPASSGLSAALSDDHRHLIRRKSTVMLAPASRKEEIPNPPSRLHQSAPMNVPQWPKELRRRCGNADFDGIDEAEDDGDDEEEQEEEIVPPHVIVARSHVTFSVFEGAGRTLKGRDLRRVRNAVFQETGFID, encoded by the coding sequence ATggaggagttgttggaagacaGACGGTCAACCGCCATGTCCACCGGCAACCCCTCCTCTCCCTCCACTCTCCGCTTCCTCGGCTTCTCCACCCCACCCGAATCCGACCCGCTCGAGCTCCACGAAAGCGACGTCGTCTGGTCCTTCTCCGTCTCCGTCTCCCCCGACGCTacccctcctccgccgccgcagcaCCACCaaatccaccaccaccgccgccacaaTTTCAATCCGGCATCCTCCGGCCTCTCCGCCGCCCTCTCCGACGACCACCGCCACCTCATCCGCCGCAAATCCACCGTGATGCTCGCGCCGGCGTCGAGGAAGGAGGAGATTCCCAATCCTCCGTCGAGGCTCCACCAATCGGCGCCGATGAATGTGCCGCAGTGGCCGAAGGAGCTCCGCCGCAGATGCGGAAACGCCGATTTCGACGGGATCGACGAGGCGGAGGACGACGGCGATGACGAGGAGGAACAGGAGGAGGAGATTGTGCCTCCGCACGTGATCGTGGCGAGGTCGCACGTGACGTTCTCGGTGTTTGAAGGCGCCGGGAGGACGCTCAAGGGGCGGGATCTGCGCCGCGTCCGCAACGCTGTGTTTCAGGAAACAGGTTTTATCGATTGA
- the LOC121782819 gene encoding uncharacterized protein LOC121782819 isoform X2 — protein MEKLPTDLHLKIFYLLDPQNLAAAQLVCRKWRDLASDEGLWSNLFKERWGIDRATFYAPAAPDSWKDVYVVQDRCDRVGLGLKIIREGEDYYLVHQGRIERGLGSRREADMSCTRGVDEEVPSAGILDKILFFVGDLEVATMNAKRNRLMIDDGSPSTPEVTQTPGLMVGGEASYHRDALRCRDGKERVSQPFPKHGSRPVNCINPIKGTKLTYLPQRLGPGQDSRTPQGKLIPKLRLPGVELVTYRMARYPCLPPQPLQLGGLDF, from the exons ATGGAGAAATTGCCAACGGATCTTCATCTCAAGATTTTCTATTTGTTGGATCCTCAAAATCTCGCAGCTGCTCAACTGG TGTGTAGGAAATGGAGAGACTTGGCCTCAGATGAGGGGCTATGGTCTAATCTCTTTAAGGAGAGATGGGGGATAGACCGAGCCACATTTTACGCGCCTGCAGCTCCTGATTCGTGGAAAGACGTCTACGTTGTTCAAGATCGATGCGATCGTGTTGGATT GGGGTTGAAGATAATAAGGGAAGGGGAAGATTATTATTTAGTCCATCAAGGTCGCATTGAACGGGGTCTGGGATCAAGACGAGAAGCTGATATGAGCTGCACGAGAGGCGTAGATGAAGAGGTACCAAGTGCAGGTATCTTGGACAAAAttctcttcttcgtcggggaccTGGAAGTTGCTACTATGAATGCAAAACGCAACCGTCTCAT gatcgacgatggttccccatctacccccgaagtgactcaGACCCCCGGCCTAatggtcggaggtgaagcgtcttatcACCGAGACGCACTTCGTTGTCGGGATGGGAAGGAACGAGTCAGCCAACCTTTCCCCAAGCACGGGTCCAGACCAGTTAACTGTATCAACCCAATCAAGGGTACCAAGTTAACCTATCTCCCCCAGCGCCTGGGTCCAGGCCAGGACTCAAGAACTccccaggggaaattaatccccaagttgcgcctcccaggggtcgaactcgtgacctataggatggcgcggtatccttgcctccctcctCAACCACTTCAGCTAGGGGGTTTGGATTTTTAG
- the LOC121782819 gene encoding uncharacterized protein LOC121782819 isoform X1, translating into MEKLPTDLHLKIFYLLDPQNLAAAQLVCRKWRDLASDEGLWSNLFKERWGIDRATFYAPAAPDSWKDVYVVQDRCDRVGLGLKIIREGEDYYLVHQGRIERGLGSRREADMSCTRGVDEEVPSAGILDKILFFVGDLEVATMNAKRNRLIRIDDGSPSTPEVTQTPGLMVGGEASYHRDALRCRDGKERVSQPFPKHGSRPVNCINPIKGTKLTYLPQRLGPGQDSRTPQGKLIPKLRLPGVELVTYRMARYPCLPPQPLQLGGLDF; encoded by the exons ATGGAGAAATTGCCAACGGATCTTCATCTCAAGATTTTCTATTTGTTGGATCCTCAAAATCTCGCAGCTGCTCAACTGG TGTGTAGGAAATGGAGAGACTTGGCCTCAGATGAGGGGCTATGGTCTAATCTCTTTAAGGAGAGATGGGGGATAGACCGAGCCACATTTTACGCGCCTGCAGCTCCTGATTCGTGGAAAGACGTCTACGTTGTTCAAGATCGATGCGATCGTGTTGGATT GGGGTTGAAGATAATAAGGGAAGGGGAAGATTATTATTTAGTCCATCAAGGTCGCATTGAACGGGGTCTGGGATCAAGACGAGAAGCTGATATGAGCTGCACGAGAGGCGTAGATGAAGAGGTACCAAGTGCAGGTATCTTGGACAAAAttctcttcttcgtcggggaccTGGAAGTTGCTACTATGAATGCAAAACGCAACCGTCTCAT taggatcgacgatggttccccatctacccccgaagtgactcaGACCCCCGGCCTAatggtcggaggtgaagcgtcttatcACCGAGACGCACTTCGTTGTCGGGATGGGAAGGAACGAGTCAGCCAACCTTTCCCCAAGCACGGGTCCAGACCAGTTAACTGTATCAACCCAATCAAGGGTACCAAGTTAACCTATCTCCCCCAGCGCCTGGGTCCAGGCCAGGACTCAAGAACTccccaggggaaattaatccccaagttgcgcctcccaggggtcgaactcgtgacctataggatggcgcggtatccttgcctccctcctCAACCACTTCAGCTAGGGGGTTTGGATTTTTAG